The Solibacillus sp. FSL R7-0682 genome includes a window with the following:
- a CDS encoding UDP-N-acetylmuramoyl-tripeptide--D-alanyl-D-alanine ligase, with amino-acid sequence MKKNLQQLATWLNIENQKFQDTIVTGISIDTRTIQQGDLFVPFRGEAVNGHRFVEQAFEKGAAASLWMKDEPNPPEHLPLIFIDDPEEALQQMAIAYRNEHKATFIGITGSNGKTSSKDILAGTLSPYFKVQKTIGNFNNQLGLPITILQLDEDTEVSVLEMGMSGFGEIEFLTKLARPHYAIITNIGEAHMQDLGSREGIAQAKFEIVKGLAEDGMLFYDGDEPLLQYLVAQNPSLKTQSFGFTAGQDLIASNIVTTAQGSSFHVEGIMEGDYFISVLGEHQVKNTLNAMLVGKALRLTDEQIRKALKQVVLTDMRMQLIPLGDLLFINDAYNAAPTSMHAAIQFVEQTTIRSEKWLVLGDMLELGEDERRFHEEIAQHIDPANIQTVCLYGPRMKWLYNKLQSTFDAQHLVYSEQDYAPIIEKIKNNASEQSILLVKGSRGMQLEKIITGVESV; translated from the coding sequence GTGAAAAAGAATTTACAACAACTTGCAACTTGGTTAAACATTGAAAATCAAAAATTTCAGGATACCATTGTTACGGGTATTTCAATTGATACACGTACAATTCAACAGGGGGATTTGTTTGTCCCGTTTCGTGGCGAAGCAGTAAATGGTCACCGTTTTGTGGAGCAAGCATTTGAAAAAGGTGCCGCTGCCTCATTATGGATGAAAGATGAGCCCAATCCACCTGAACATTTACCATTAATCTTTATTGACGATCCGGAAGAAGCACTTCAGCAAATGGCTATCGCATATCGTAATGAGCATAAAGCAACGTTTATTGGCATTACAGGATCTAACGGGAAAACTTCATCAAAGGATATTTTGGCGGGTACACTGTCACCGTATTTTAAAGTACAAAAAACAATTGGTAACTTTAATAACCAACTAGGATTACCAATAACGATTTTACAATTAGATGAGGATACTGAAGTGTCTGTACTTGAAATGGGTATGAGTGGCTTTGGGGAAATTGAATTTTTAACAAAGCTTGCACGTCCCCATTATGCGATTATTACAAATATCGGAGAAGCACATATGCAAGATTTAGGTTCTCGAGAAGGAATCGCACAGGCAAAATTTGAAATCGTAAAGGGATTAGCTGAGGATGGCATGTTATTCTACGACGGTGATGAGCCTCTTCTGCAATATTTAGTAGCGCAAAACCCGTCACTTAAAACACAGTCATTTGGTTTTACAGCTGGCCAAGATTTAATCGCCTCAAACATAGTGACAACAGCCCAAGGTAGTAGCTTTCATGTAGAAGGCATTATGGAGGGAGATTACTTCATTTCGGTGTTAGGTGAACACCAAGTGAAAAATACATTGAATGCAATGTTAGTTGGTAAGGCCCTGCGTTTAACAGATGAGCAAATTCGTAAAGCGTTAAAGCAAGTTGTTTTAACGGATATGCGGATGCAACTAATTCCTCTAGGAGATTTGTTATTTATTAACGATGCCTATAATGCGGCGCCAACGTCAATGCATGCAGCTATTCAGTTTGTAGAGCAAACGACGATTCGCTCTGAAAAATGGTTAGTTCTAGGCGATATGTTGGAACTTGGGGAAGATGAGCGACGATTCCATGAGGAAATAGCCCAGCATATTGATCCAGCAAACATCCAAACGGTTTGTTTATACGGTCCACGTATGAAGTGGCTATACAATAAGCTACAATCAACATTTGATGCCCAGCATCTTGTATATTCAGAACAAGACTATGCACCAATCATCGAAAAAATTAAAAACAATGCAAGCGAGCAATCAATTCTTTTAGTAAAAGGTTCGCGCGGTATGCAATTAGAGAAAATAATTACAGGTGTCGAGTCAGTTTAA
- a CDS encoding alpha/beta hydrolase — MKTGVLFLHGFSGGPYEIQPFADYIKERTDWTISIPTFSGHGEAEDLAMKGYEAQHWMMDAELAYRRLAKQVDEIIVVGFSMGGVIAMYLAIRYKVKKLVLLSAAAKYVSPTQLVKDIRFMAQDAMHKKLEENELFQRYKFKFKNVPLSATIQFMKVVRKTEPYIQNVNCPTFIVQGLLDGVVPSATGQFLFDRIRSIEKEIYMSEYGKHHICFSEDCELWFEKTFQFLYKE, encoded by the coding sequence GTGAAAACAGGAGTACTTTTTTTACATGGATTTTCCGGAGGTCCGTATGAAATTCAACCATTCGCAGATTATATAAAGGAACGAACGGATTGGACGATTAGCATTCCGACGTTTTCTGGACATGGTGAAGCAGAGGATTTGGCAATGAAAGGCTACGAAGCACAACATTGGATGATGGATGCAGAATTAGCATATCGCCGATTGGCAAAACAAGTGGATGAGATTATTGTTGTTGGTTTTTCAATGGGTGGTGTAATTGCGATGTATTTAGCTATACGATATAAAGTGAAAAAATTAGTTCTTTTAAGTGCTGCGGCAAAGTATGTGAGTCCGACACAGCTAGTAAAGGATATTCGTTTCATGGCCCAAGATGCAATGCATAAAAAATTGGAAGAAAATGAATTGTTTCAGCGTTATAAATTTAAATTTAAAAATGTACCACTTAGTGCAACGATTCAATTTATGAAAGTGGTACGAAAAACGGAACCATATATCCAAAATGTAAACTGCCCAACATTTATTGTTCAAGGTTTGTTAGATGGAGTAGTACCAAGCGCTACTGGACAGTTTCTATTCGACCGCATTCGATCAATTGAAAAGGAAATCTATATGTCCGAATATGGAAAACATCATATTTGTTTTAGTGAAGATTGCGAACTCTGGTTTGAAAAGACGTTTCAATTTTTATATAAGGAATGA
- a CDS encoding DEAD/DEAH box helicase gives MTNFSELNISESTLRSISRMGFEEATPIQEGTITFAMAGRDVLGQAQTGTGKTAAFGIPLIEKIDPKNPNIQALVIAPTRELAIQVSEELYKLGYDKRVKLLSVYGGQEIGRQIRALKNRPQIIVGTPGRIQDHINRRTLKLDEVQTLVLDEADEMLNMGFIDDINAILENVPSNRQTLLFSATMPPAIRKIAETFMKDPEIVKIKAKELTMENIEQYFVKATEREKFEALSRLLDVQKPELAIIFGRTKRRVDELSQALGLRGFLAEGIHGDLSQAKRLSVLRQFKENKIDILIATDVAARGLDISGVTHVYNFDIPQDPESYVHRIGRTGRAGKSGIAVTFVTPREMGYLRIVEETTKKRMTPLRPPTSEEALAGLQEGAMQQLVELVQNNDLGNYRELAAQLLENNEALDLVAAALKSITKEPDATPVTLTEERPLPMRRERSQGGGGGRGRGGNDRGRGARGGDRRGGGDRRRDGRSSERRSGGGGERRDGGRREGGNRDRRPRQRRED, from the coding sequence TTGACAAATTTTTCAGAATTAAACATTAGTGAATCTACATTACGTTCTATTAGCCGTATGGGATTTGAAGAAGCAACACCAATCCAAGAAGGTACAATTACGTTTGCAATGGCTGGCCGTGACGTATTAGGTCAAGCGCAAACAGGTACTGGTAAAACAGCTGCATTCGGTATTCCGTTAATCGAAAAAATCGATCCAAAAAACCCGAATATTCAAGCATTAGTTATTGCTCCAACTCGTGAATTAGCTATCCAAGTTTCAGAAGAACTTTATAAATTAGGTTACGACAAACGCGTAAAATTATTATCAGTTTACGGTGGTCAAGAAATCGGTCGTCAAATCCGTGCGCTTAAAAACCGTCCACAAATTATCGTAGGTACACCGGGTCGTATTCAAGACCATATTAACCGTCGTACATTAAAATTAGACGAAGTACAAACGCTTGTATTAGACGAAGCAGATGAAATGTTAAACATGGGCTTCATCGATGATATTAATGCGATTTTAGAGAACGTTCCATCTAATCGCCAAACTTTATTATTCTCAGCGACAATGCCTCCAGCAATCCGTAAAATTGCAGAGACATTCATGAAAGATCCTGAAATCGTTAAAATTAAAGCGAAAGAATTAACAATGGAGAACATTGAGCAATACTTCGTAAAAGCAACTGAGCGTGAAAAATTCGAAGCATTATCTCGTTTATTAGATGTTCAAAAACCAGAATTAGCAATCATCTTCGGTCGTACAAAACGCCGTGTTGATGAATTATCACAAGCATTAGGTTTACGTGGTTTCTTAGCGGAAGGTATCCACGGCGATTTATCTCAAGCGAAACGTCTTTCTGTATTACGTCAATTCAAAGAAAATAAAATTGACATCTTAATCGCAACAGACGTAGCTGCTCGTGGTTTAGATATTTCAGGTGTAACACACGTTTACAACTTCGATATTCCTCAAGATCCAGAGTCTTATGTTCACCGTATTGGTCGTACTGGTCGTGCTGGTAAATCAGGTATCGCTGTAACATTTGTAACACCACGTGAAATGGGTTACTTACGTATTGTAGAAGAAACTACGAAAAAACGTATGACTCCTTTACGTCCACCGACATCAGAGGAAGCATTAGCAGGCTTACAAGAAGGAGCTATGCAACAGTTAGTGGAATTAGTTCAAAACAACGATTTAGGGAACTACCGTGAATTAGCTGCTCAGTTATTAGAAAATAACGAAGCGTTAGATTTAGTAGCTGCTGCCCTTAAATCAATTACAAAAGAGCCAGATGCAACGCCTGTTACATTAACAGAAGAGCGACCATTACCAATGCGTCGTGAGCGTTCTCAAGGTGGCGGCGGTGGCCGTGGCCGTGGTGGAAACGATCGTGGACGCGGAGCACGAGGCGGAGATCGTCGCGGTGGTGGAGATCGTCGTCGTGATGGTCGAAGCAGTGAACGTCGAAGTGGTGGCGGCGGTGAACGTCGTGATGGAGGCCGTCGCGAAGGCGGAAACCGTGATCGTCGTCCACGTCAACGTCGCGAAGATTAA
- a CDS encoding PH domain-containing protein: protein MREQPKYQLPKKAQTVWHLYGFIQTVVLALVTGGVGFLTWKYHWPMWILWVAIIIVLLSITCSTILFPSIRWKIWRYEVREQEIEIQSGLFVVKRTLIPMIRVQHVDTEQGPILKKYNLANISISSAATVHTIPMLEVEDADMLRTKISELARVAEEDV from the coding sequence TTGAGAGAACAACCAAAATATCAACTACCTAAAAAAGCACAAACCGTATGGCATTTATATGGGTTCATTCAAACAGTTGTGCTAGCGCTAGTAACGGGAGGAGTGGGCTTTTTAACATGGAAGTATCATTGGCCAATGTGGATTTTGTGGGTAGCGATTATCATTGTATTGCTATCAATTACTTGTTCGACGATTCTTTTCCCAAGCATTCGTTGGAAAATTTGGCGCTATGAGGTACGTGAGCAAGAAATCGAAATTCAAAGTGGCTTATTCGTTGTAAAACGTACCCTTATTCCAATGATCCGCGTTCAGCACGTAGATACAGAGCAAGGTCCAATTTTAAAAAAATACAATCTGGCCAATATCTCTATATCCTCAGCAGCAACTGTACATACAATTCCAATGTTAGAAGTAGAGGATGCAGATATGCTAAGAACGAAAATATCGGAACTTGCAAGGGTGGCGGAAGAAGATGTCTAA
- a CDS encoding PH domain-containing protein — protein MSNEKYKLHPVTAIINVVKALKDLLIPIAIILLANGFNLNFDYRDEKFFGEMVPLIFLVVIVVWTMINGLIKWATFTYWFEDSELRVEYGLLVKKKRYIPFERIQNLNYKEGIFHRIFKLVQVQVETAGSKNGKPEAELTAVTREAADEIELRMKRAKQKETLIEIDETTQEVSIEVEEDPSTIVHKMKVPELILLATTSSGVGVVLAGVFAVVSQFAEFIPFDFIFDEVAFLWKYSFIAVAILIAMALLLTWIISVGLTFLNYYDFTVTKQSNRLIITRGLIEKKRVTIPINRVQAIKIVENPFQQILGLASIAVESAGGGFSGEADKKIILFPLIAKKEALEPLLELFPEYDFTMRPAVKPPKRAQSFFYRIDFLWLIPTIGAVSYFFYPYGLLSLLLIVPIIILGRWQFKTTGYTIGNQQITIVSRFISRVTFFAKKKRIQVTESSQSYFQKRKRIGSAKIVVMSGMTGASAIVRHIEHEEVEKILTWYES, from the coding sequence ATGTCTAATGAAAAGTATAAACTTCATCCAGTTACCGCAATTATTAATGTTGTAAAGGCGCTTAAAGATTTACTCATTCCGATTGCAATTATTTTATTAGCCAATGGTTTTAATTTGAATTTTGATTACCGCGACGAAAAATTTTTTGGTGAAATGGTACCGCTCATTTTCCTTGTTGTTATCGTTGTTTGGACGATGATTAATGGGCTAATTAAGTGGGCTACTTTTACGTATTGGTTTGAAGACAGTGAACTTCGTGTAGAATATGGTTTACTTGTAAAAAAGAAGCGATATATTCCGTTTGAGCGCATTCAAAATTTAAATTACAAAGAGGGTATTTTTCACCGCATTTTTAAGTTAGTTCAAGTACAAGTGGAAACAGCAGGAAGTAAAAATGGGAAGCCAGAAGCAGAACTAACGGCAGTGACACGAGAAGCCGCGGATGAAATTGAACTTAGAATGAAGCGTGCAAAACAAAAGGAAACTTTAATCGAAATAGATGAAACGACACAAGAAGTTTCTATTGAAGTTGAGGAGGACCCTTCGACAATAGTTCACAAAATGAAAGTTCCGGAGTTAATATTATTAGCAACCACTTCGAGCGGAGTAGGTGTAGTATTAGCTGGGGTATTTGCGGTCGTTTCACAATTTGCGGAGTTCATTCCTTTTGATTTTATTTTTGATGAAGTAGCTTTCTTGTGGAAGTATAGTTTTATTGCAGTGGCAATCCTCATTGCCATGGCTTTATTATTAACATGGATTATTTCAGTAGGTCTGACATTTTTAAATTATTATGATTTTACAGTAACAAAGCAAAGCAATCGTCTAATAATAACGCGTGGCCTGATTGAAAAAAAGCGAGTTACAATACCGATAAACCGTGTACAGGCAATTAAAATTGTTGAAAATCCATTTCAACAAATTCTTGGTTTAGCTTCTATTGCTGTTGAAAGTGCTGGCGGTGGATTTAGTGGTGAAGCGGATAAAAAAATTATCTTATTTCCACTAATTGCAAAAAAGGAAGCATTAGAGCCATTACTTGAGCTGTTTCCGGAATATGATTTCACGATGAGGCCAGCAGTTAAACCGCCTAAAAGAGCACAGTCATTTTTCTATCGAATAGACTTTTTATGGCTTATACCGACAATTGGAGCTGTATCGTATTTCTTCTACCCGTATGGCTTACTATCACTTTTGCTTATTGTTCCAATCATTATATTAGGAAGATGGCAATTTAAAACGACAGGATATACGATAGGAAATCAACAAATCACAATTGTATCGCGCTTTATTAGTCGTGTGACATTTTTTGCGAAGAAAAAGCGAATTCAAGTAACAGAAAGTAGTCAATCATATTTCCAAAAGCGTAAGCGTATTGGCTCAGCAAAAATTGTTGTTATGTCTGGAATGACAGGCGCCTCGGCAATAGTTCGTCATATTGAGCATGAAGAAGTAGAAAAGATTTTGACGTGGTATGAGAGCTAA
- a CDS encoding rhomboid family intramembrane serine protease — MFIRRENFKQYITLYPVVSSIIAINLIIFILTLVPGFGTKLLYAGMSVNGLIAAGEWWRIVTSMFIHAGFTHVLFNMFSLFLFGPELEKIAGKMRFLTIYFLAGIFGIAATYIAEDLTYASVGASGAIYGIFGAFAALVYYTRNLFPQLKQIILPLIVISIIMTFVTPNINIAAHIGGLVSGFILGFVYFNPKNMMRWRKNNIKRVK, encoded by the coding sequence ATGTTCATTCGTAGAGAAAATTTTAAACAATACATTACTTTATATCCTGTTGTGTCGTCAATTATTGCGATTAATCTTATTATTTTTATTTTAACATTAGTGCCTGGGTTTGGAACGAAGTTGCTTTACGCCGGCATGAGTGTAAATGGCTTAATTGCGGCAGGAGAATGGTGGCGCATCGTTACATCAATGTTTATCCACGCTGGATTCACCCATGTGCTATTTAATATGTTCTCACTCTTTTTATTTGGCCCTGAATTAGAAAAAATCGCAGGGAAAATGCGCTTTTTGACAATTTACTTTTTAGCTGGTATTTTCGGCATTGCTGCCACATACATTGCTGAAGATTTAACCTATGCAAGTGTTGGCGCGAGTGGTGCAATTTATGGTATTTTCGGTGCCTTTGCTGCACTTGTTTATTACACACGTAACTTATTCCCACAGCTAAAGCAAATCATTTTACCATTAATCGTCATTAGTATAATTATGACGTTTGTCACACCAAATATAAACATCGCTGCTCATATAGGTGGGTTAGTATCCGGTTTTATTTTAGGTTTTGTTTATTTCAATCCTAAAAATATGATGCGTTGGCGCAAAAATAATATTAAACGTGTGAAATAA
- the acpS gene encoding holo-ACP synthase, which yields MIKGIGLDLVELERIEKMMKRSEKFQQRVLTQRELSIFDTLSESRKVEFLAGRFAAKEAYSKANGTGIGEGCELHQIEILKAANGKPVLYFDGVVVNGFISITHTRTTAAAQVILIS from the coding sequence TTGATTAAAGGAATTGGACTTGATTTAGTAGAATTAGAGCGAATTGAAAAGATGATGAAGCGCTCAGAAAAATTTCAGCAACGAGTTTTGACGCAACGGGAGTTAAGTATTTTCGATACCCTTTCCGAATCACGGAAAGTAGAGTTTTTGGCAGGACGCTTCGCTGCAAAGGAGGCCTATTCTAAAGCAAATGGAACAGGGATTGGTGAAGGCTGTGAATTACATCAAATTGAAATTTTAAAAGCGGCTAACGGAAAACCTGTACTTTATTTCGATGGTGTTGTTGTGAATGGTTTTATCTCGATTACCCATACTCGCACAACAGCAGCTGCACAAGTTATATTAATAAGTTGA
- a CDS encoding LolA family protein codes for MKFRILAVVACCFLLAACGKATQEEVIEDVNKKWNEAKGYELNATMEVRTGMEPRMYDVNVWHTKPDYYRVTVNAQGDDEKQMIVRNEEGVFVVTPTLRKTHKFQSDWPKQNSQAYLIGALAEDLLADNTAVMSEDDDSYTFELATRNVERTALPVQQIAINKKTMLPTKVSVLDESLNEQIIITFKDIKLGVQHKAEEYAVEKFSDSEEKQATNADIENTEFRVHYPMINWAHTKLIDEYEVQEDGTTRVILTFDGEKPFTFMQQPITYDDVTLPVFSPGDPADLGFTIGAMTENSIQWNQDGMSFFVASTNLTREELIEVAASVKEGSMK; via the coding sequence TTGAAATTCCGAATTTTAGCGGTAGTTGCTTGTTGTTTCTTGTTAGCTGCCTGCGGAAAAGCGACGCAAGAAGAGGTCATTGAAGATGTGAATAAGAAGTGGAATGAGGCAAAGGGCTACGAATTAAATGCTACAATGGAAGTACGTACTGGAATGGAGCCACGGATGTATGATGTGAATGTTTGGCATACGAAACCTGATTATTATCGGGTTACTGTGAATGCACAAGGTGATGATGAGAAACAAATGATCGTCCGCAATGAAGAAGGCGTATTTGTTGTAACGCCAACTCTTCGAAAAACACATAAGTTCCAAAGTGATTGGCCAAAACAAAATAGCCAAGCATATTTAATTGGTGCATTAGCAGAGGATCTATTAGCGGATAATACGGCGGTTATGTCAGAGGATGATGATAGTTACACATTTGAATTAGCAACAAGAAATGTCGAAAGAACAGCGTTGCCAGTTCAACAAATTGCAATTAATAAAAAGACAATGTTACCAACAAAGGTTAGTGTTTTAGATGAGTCGTTAAATGAGCAAATTATTATTACCTTCAAGGATATTAAATTAGGTGTCCAACATAAAGCAGAAGAATACGCTGTAGAAAAGTTTTCTGATAGTGAAGAAAAACAAGCGACAAATGCCGATATAGAAAACACAGAGTTCCGTGTTCATTATCCGATGATTAATTGGGCACATACGAAACTGATTGATGAGTATGAAGTACAAGAAGATGGGACAACACGTGTTATTTTAACATTTGATGGTGAGAAGCCATTTACATTTATGCAACAACCTATTACGTATGATGATGTAACTTTACCTGTGTTTTCACCGGGAGATCCTGCTGATTTAGGATTTACAATCGGGGCGATGACAGAAAATTCTATTCAATGGAATCAAGATGGAATGTCATTCTTTGTTGCATCGACGAATTTAACAAGAGAAGAGCTAATTGAAGTTGCTGCAAGTGTAAAAGAAGGAAGTATGAAATAA
- the alr gene encoding alanine racemase, with amino-acid sequence MGNQTNYRPTKAVIDLQAIKHNITSLKHYLQPHVTIIAVVKANAYGHGDIEVAKAAIQAGATMLAVATPDEAVHMRAHFKEIDILVLGATPTSFIPYASEGNITLTVFSTEWLEQAQPLIPLSRNVKIHLKIDSGMGRIGMASKEELLAVSEIVSNSDQFIVDGIFTHFATADEEDTLYFDKQVYIFKELLEVLPKKPRLVHVANTATALVKDPSLQYDAVRFGISMYGLVPSSYVEGILPFPLKPAFALETELIHVKQLKAGQSVGYGAAFTAEHDCFIGTIPIGYADGMIRKLSGQDVLIGGERAKIIGRICMDQSMILLPKAYTVGERVTLIGRQHEDQITLDDWAFKLDTINYEVPCVITSRVPRIYIK; translated from the coding sequence ATGGGAAATCAGACGAACTATCGACCTACTAAAGCCGTAATCGATTTACAAGCAATCAAACATAATATCACTTCACTAAAACATTATCTTCAACCACACGTAACAATTATTGCAGTCGTAAAAGCGAATGCATATGGACATGGTGATATCGAAGTAGCGAAGGCAGCTATTCAGGCAGGCGCGACAATGCTAGCTGTTGCTACTCCAGATGAAGCTGTACATATGAGAGCACATTTTAAAGAAATTGACATTTTAGTGTTAGGAGCAACACCCACTTCATTTATTCCTTACGCTTCAGAGGGAAATATTACTCTTACTGTTTTCTCAACTGAGTGGCTAGAACAAGCCCAGCCACTTATACCGCTGTCGAGAAATGTAAAAATACATCTAAAAATAGATTCGGGAATGGGTCGTATCGGTATGGCGAGTAAGGAAGAATTACTCGCTGTGTCCGAAATCGTATCCAATAGTGATCAATTTATTGTGGATGGGATTTTTACACATTTTGCTACAGCGGATGAAGAAGATACATTGTACTTTGACAAGCAAGTATATATATTCAAGGAACTTCTAGAGGTATTGCCGAAAAAGCCGAGACTAGTTCATGTTGCAAATACAGCGACCGCATTAGTAAAAGACCCTTCCTTACAATATGATGCCGTACGTTTCGGGATATCGATGTATGGGTTAGTACCATCATCATATGTAGAGGGAATTTTACCGTTTCCTTTAAAGCCCGCGTTCGCTTTAGAAACTGAGTTAATACATGTAAAACAATTAAAAGCTGGACAATCTGTCGGATATGGTGCGGCTTTTACTGCAGAGCATGATTGTTTCATCGGCACCATTCCAATTGGCTATGCAGACGGTATGATTCGAAAGCTGAGTGGTCAAGATGTATTAATCGGTGGAGAGCGAGCAAAAATTATCGGAAGAATTTGTATGGATCAGAGTATGATTTTACTTCCGAAAGCATATACTGTAGGAGAACGAGTAACACTAATTGGTCGACAACATGAAGACCAAATTACATTGGATGACTGGGCTTTCAAATTAGATACAATTAATTATGAGGTACCTTGTGTGATTACTTCTAGAGTTCCAAGAATATATATAAAATAA
- a CDS encoding transcriptional regulator produces MYAKEIDEIDEVIIEIPSELIAQFERTFKANTESNEAITYLATREYIKHMQPNQIREALIKGYVEMSQINLTICSECLHAEYEAEHMVERLVSGG; encoded by the coding sequence TTGTACGCAAAAGAAATAGACGAAATAGACGAAGTAATTATCGAAATACCGAGCGAACTAATCGCACAGTTTGAAAGAACGTTTAAGGCGAATACAGAAAGCAACGAAGCGATTACGTATTTAGCTACTCGTGAGTATATAAAGCATATGCAACCAAATCAAATACGGGAAGCTTTAATAAAAGGCTATGTGGAAATGTCGCAAATTAATCTGACAATTTGCAGTGAGTGCTTGCATGCAGAATATGAAGCGGAACATATGGTGGAGCGTCTCGTAAGCGGGGGATGA
- a CDS encoding type II toxin-antitoxin system PemK/MazF family toxin, giving the protein MIVKRGDVFFADLSPVIGSEQGGTRPVLIIQNDIGNRFSPTVIIAAITAQIQKAKLPTHVEINAKKYGFERDSVILLEQLRTIDKSRLTDRITQLDDKLMQEVDIALGISLGLVKF; this is encoded by the coding sequence TTGATTGTAAAACGTGGAGACGTTTTCTTTGCTGACCTTTCACCTGTAATAGGGTCTGAGCAAGGTGGCACAAGACCTGTTCTTATTATTCAAAATGATATTGGAAATCGTTTTAGTCCGACAGTCATAATTGCTGCAATTACTGCGCAAATACAAAAAGCAAAGTTGCCAACTCATGTCGAAATCAATGCTAAAAAATATGGATTTGAGCGTGATTCGGTAATTTTGCTTGAACAATTGCGTACTATTGATAAATCACGATTAACAGATCGGATTACACAGTTGGACGATAAATTGATGCAAGAGGTCGATATTGCACTTGGCATTAGTTTAGGACTTGTAAAATTTTAA